The Manis javanica isolate MJ-LG chromosome 2, MJ_LKY, whole genome shotgun sequence genome contains a region encoding:
- the LOC118966937 gene encoding olfactory receptor 13D1-like isoform X1: MNTEMENSSVVTEFFLVGLSQYPELQRFLFVLCLIMYLIILLGNGLLIIISILDSRLHTPMYFFLGNLSFLDICYTSSSIPPMLVIFVSDRKSISFTGCALQMVASLGLGSTECILLAVMAYDRYVAICNPLRYPIIMNRVLYVHMAAWSWTIGCLNSLVQTVLTMILPFCGNNVIDHITCEILALLKLICSDITMNVFIMTLAGIVLLVIPLLLIFISYIFIISSILRISSAEGRKKAFSTCSAHMTVVILFYGSAVFMYMKPKSKDTNTSDEIIALSYGVVTPMLNPIIYSLRNKEVKEAVKKVLSRHLNF, translated from the coding sequence ATGAACAcagagatggagaattcctctgTGGTGACTGAATTCTTTCTGGTGGGGCTCTCCCAATACCCAGAGCTCCAGCGTTTTCTGTTTGTGCTCTGCCTCATCATGTACCTGATAATCCTCCTGGGAAACGGTCTCCTCATTATCATCAGCATACTGGATTCtcgcctccacacccccatgtacttctttctCGGAAACCTCTCATTCTTGGACATCTGTTACACATCGTCATCCATTCCTCCAATGCTTGTTATATTTGTATCTGACAGAAAATCCATCTCCTTCACTGGCTGTGCTCTGCAGATGGTTGCCTCTCTTGGTTTGGGCTCCACTGAGTGCATCCTCCTGgctgtgatggcctatgaccggtatgtggccatctgcaacccACTGAGGTACCCCATCATCATGAACAGAGTGCTGTATGTGCACATGGCTGCATGGTCTTGGACCATAGGCTGTCTGAACTCCTTAGTGCAAACAGTCCTGACAATGATACTGCCTTTCTGTGGTAATAATGTCATTGATCATATTACGTGTGAGATCTTGGCCCTTCTTAAACTCATCTGCTCAGATATCACCATGAATGTGTTTATCATGACACTTGCAGGTATTGTTTTACTGGTGATTCCTCTGCTGTTAATTTTCATCTCCTATATTTTCATAATCTCTTCCATCCTTAGAATTAGTTCTgctgagggaagaaaaaaagcctTTTCTACCTGTTCGGCCCACATGACTGTGGTCATCTTATTCTACGGCTCAGCCGTTTTTATGTACATGAAGCCCAAGTCAAAGGACACAAACACCTCTGATGAGATCATTGCACTGTCTTATGGAGTGGTAACCCCAATGTTGAACCCCAttatctacagcctgaggaataaGGAGGTGAAAGAAGCTGTGAAGAAAGTCCTGAGCAGACACCTGAATTTCTGA
- the LOC118966937 gene encoding olfactory receptor 13D1-like isoform X2, whose protein sequence is MSKTNSSVVTEFFLVGLSQYPELQRFLFVLCLIMYLIILLGNGLLIIISILDSRLHTPMYFFLGNLSFLDICYTSSSIPPMLVIFVSDRKSISFTGCALQMVASLGLGSTECILLAVMAYDRYVAICNPLRYPIIMNRVLYVHMAAWSWTIGCLNSLVQTVLTMILPFCGNNVIDHITCEILALLKLICSDITMNVFIMTLAGIVLLVIPLLLIFISYIFIISSILRISSAEGRKKAFSTCSAHMTVVILFYGSAVFMYMKPKSKDTNTSDEIIALSYGVVTPMLNPIIYSLRNKEVKEAVKKVLSRHLNF, encoded by the exons atgagcaaaacT aattcctctgTGGTGACTGAATTCTTTCTGGTGGGGCTCTCCCAATACCCAGAGCTCCAGCGTTTTCTGTTTGTGCTCTGCCTCATCATGTACCTGATAATCCTCCTGGGAAACGGTCTCCTCATTATCATCAGCATACTGGATTCtcgcctccacacccccatgtacttctttctCGGAAACCTCTCATTCTTGGACATCTGTTACACATCGTCATCCATTCCTCCAATGCTTGTTATATTTGTATCTGACAGAAAATCCATCTCCTTCACTGGCTGTGCTCTGCAGATGGTTGCCTCTCTTGGTTTGGGCTCCACTGAGTGCATCCTCCTGgctgtgatggcctatgaccggtatgtggccatctgcaacccACTGAGGTACCCCATCATCATGAACAGAGTGCTGTATGTGCACATGGCTGCATGGTCTTGGACCATAGGCTGTCTGAACTCCTTAGTGCAAACAGTCCTGACAATGATACTGCCTTTCTGTGGTAATAATGTCATTGATCATATTACGTGTGAGATCTTGGCCCTTCTTAAACTCATCTGCTCAGATATCACCATGAATGTGTTTATCATGACACTTGCAGGTATTGTTTTACTGGTGATTCCTCTGCTGTTAATTTTCATCTCCTATATTTTCATAATCTCTTCCATCCTTAGAATTAGTTCTgctgagggaagaaaaaaagcctTTTCTACCTGTTCGGCCCACATGACTGTGGTCATCTTATTCTACGGCTCAGCCGTTTTTATGTACATGAAGCCCAAGTCAAAGGACACAAACACCTCTGATGAGATCATTGCACTGTCTTATGGAGTGGTAACCCCAATGTTGAACCCCAttatctacagcctgaggaataaGGAGGTGAAAGAAGCTGTGAAGAAAGTCCTGAGCAGACACCTGAATTTCTGA